From a region of the Candidatus Azobacteroides pseudotrichonymphae genomovar. CFP2 genome:
- the rplT gene encoding 50S ribosomal protein L20 produces the protein MPRSVNHVASRAKRKRIFKLTKGYYGARKNVLTVAKNTWEKGLTYAFRDRRTKKRIFRSLWVQRINAAARLEGLSYSEFMRGLHRNSIEINRKVLADLAMNHAGAFKEIVDKIKK, from the coding sequence ATGCCTAGATCAGTTAATCATGTAGCTTCAAGAGCTAAAAGGAAAAGGATTTTTAAATTAACAAAAGGTTATTATGGTGCAAGGAAGAATGTGTTGACAGTTGCTAAAAACACTTGGGAAAAAGGTTTAACTTATGCTTTCCGCGATAGAAGAACTAAAAAACGAATTTTTCGTTCTTTATGGGTCCAACGTATCAATGCTGCAGCTCGTTTGGAGGGGTTGTCTTACTCCGAATTTATGAGAGGGCTCCACAGAAATAGTATTGAGATTAATCGTAAAGTACTCGCTGATCTTGCTATGAATCACGCTGGAGCATTCAAGGAAATTGTGGATAAGATTAAAAAGTGA
- the rpmI gene encoding 50S ribosomal protein L35, with translation MPKMRTNSGAKKRFALTGTGKIKRKHAYKSHILTKKTKKQKRRLTHFSILDRSDVNNVKRLLRVK, from the coding sequence ATGCCGAAAATGAGAACTAATTCCGGTGCAAAAAAAAGATTCGCTCTCACGGGAACAGGAAAAATTAAAAGGAAACACGCTTATAAAAGTCATATTCTTACAAAGAAAACTAAAAAGCAAAAGAGAAGGCTGACGCATTTTTCTATTCTTGATCGATCTGATGTAAATAATGTGAAGAGGCTATTAAGAGTTAAGTAA
- the infC gene encoding translation initiation factor IF-3, which yields MRKDKLKDQYRINEEIRSEEVRVVGNNVEQRIYPISEALRMAGELELDLIEISPTAVPPVCKIFDYQKFIFQQKKHQKEQKVKLSKIVVKEIRFGPQTDEHDYSFKLKHAKSFLEEGNKVKAYVFFRGRSILFKEQGEILLLRFANDLEDYGKVEQLPILEGKKMIITLAPKKVEIISRRLKR from the coding sequence ATGAGAAAAGATAAGTTAAAAGACCAGTATAGGATTAACGAGGAAATTAGGTCGGAAGAGGTTCGTGTTGTAGGAAATAATGTTGAACAAAGGATTTATCCGATTTCGGAAGCATTGAGAATGGCAGGTGAGTTAGAGTTGGATCTAATTGAGATATCACCCACTGCTGTTCCTCCTGTTTGTAAAATATTTGATTATCAAAAATTTATTTTTCAACAAAAAAAGCATCAGAAAGAGCAGAAAGTCAAATTGTCAAAAATTGTTGTAAAAGAAATTCGTTTTGGTCCGCAAACTGATGAACATGATTACAGTTTCAAACTAAAGCATGCTAAAAGTTTTCTTGAAGAAGGGAATAAGGTTAAAGCTTATGTATTTTTCAGAGGACGTTCAATTCTTTTCAAAGAGCAAGGAGAAATATTGTTGCTTCGATTTGCTAACGATTTGGAAGATTATGGTAAGGTAGAACAATTGCCTATTTTAGAGGGGAAAAAGATGATTATCACACTTGCTCCCAAAAAAGTAGAGATTATCTCTAGGAGATTGAAGAGGTGA
- the thrS gene encoding threonine--tRNA ligase, translating to MIKITFPNTSARNYAIGTTPMQIAESISCRLAEEILSANVNGEMWDLSRPINENASVKLYKWEDFEGKRTFWHSSAHLLAESLQELYPNIHFGMGPAIENGFYYDVDLGDGVVIKDVDLVTIEKKMQELASKKLSISRQNVTKQNALELFGKKGETYKIELISKLEDGKITVYTQGNFTDLCRGPHLPNTSYIKAIKLTSVARAYWKGDESRKQLTRIYGISFPKKEELSEYLALMEKAKKRDHRRIGKEMELFTFSHKVGRGLPLWLPKGTQLRLRLEDFLKRIQKKYGYQQVITPHIGNKTLYIASGHYAKYGKDSFQPIHTPELGEEFLLKPMNCPHHCEIYKAFLRSYKELPLRLAEFGTVYRYERSGELQGLTRVRGFTQDDAHIFCSPEQVKEELIKVIDIVRVIFCALNFNDYEVQISLRDLNNRIKYIGSEENWKNSEGAIIEVCQEKKIKAKIKLGEAAFYGPKLDFMVKDALGRNWQLGTIQVDYNLPERFELEYVGADNQKHRPVMIHRAPFGSMERFVAVMIEHTGGKFPLWLVSDQVVILPVSENYNQYAEEIAKEFHKRDIRVTIDKRNEKVGRKIRDNELKKIPYLLIIGEKERRNSEISVRKHGKENIGIMKVTEFAEFLKKEVERQMSQWQ from the coding sequence ATGATAAAAATAACATTTCCTAACACTTCTGCACGTAATTATGCTATTGGAACAACTCCAATGCAAATAGCTGAAAGTATTAGTTGTCGTTTGGCAGAAGAAATTCTTTCTGCGAACGTTAATGGTGAGATGTGGGATTTATCTCGGCCTATTAATGAAAACGCCAGTGTGAAGTTATATAAATGGGAAGATTTTGAAGGGAAACGTACCTTTTGGCATTCATCAGCACATTTGTTAGCAGAATCTTTGCAGGAACTTTATCCAAATATTCATTTTGGTATGGGGCCAGCTATTGAAAATGGTTTTTATTATGATGTAGATTTAGGAGACGGGGTTGTTATTAAGGATGTTGATTTGGTAACTATAGAAAAGAAAATGCAAGAGCTTGCAAGTAAAAAATTATCCATATCTCGTCAAAATGTTACTAAACAAAATGCATTAGAACTATTTGGTAAAAAAGGGGAAACTTATAAAATTGAATTAATCAGTAAATTGGAAGACGGTAAAATTACTGTTTATACGCAAGGTAATTTTACTGATTTGTGTAGAGGGCCACATTTGCCAAATACGTCTTATATTAAGGCCATTAAATTGACTTCTGTTGCAAGAGCTTATTGGAAAGGAGACGAAAGTCGGAAGCAGCTGACACGCATTTATGGCATTTCTTTTCCTAAAAAGGAAGAATTAAGCGAATATCTTGCTCTAATGGAAAAGGCAAAAAAACGCGATCATCGTCGGATAGGTAAGGAAATGGAACTATTTACGTTTTCTCACAAAGTAGGACGGGGACTTCCTTTATGGTTGCCTAAAGGGACACAATTGCGTTTGAGGTTAGAAGATTTTTTGAAACGGATACAAAAAAAATATGGTTATCAACAGGTGATAACTCCCCATATTGGCAATAAAACGTTATATATAGCCTCTGGGCATTATGCTAAGTATGGGAAGGATTCTTTTCAGCCAATTCATACACCTGAATTGGGAGAAGAATTTTTATTAAAACCGATGAATTGTCCTCATCATTGTGAAATTTATAAAGCTTTTCTACGTTCTTATAAAGAATTGCCTCTTCGTTTAGCTGAATTTGGAACGGTTTACCGTTATGAGCGAAGTGGTGAATTACAAGGATTGACCCGTGTAAGAGGATTTACACAGGATGATGCACATATTTTTTGTTCTCCTGAGCAAGTAAAGGAAGAACTCATTAAGGTGATAGATATCGTTCGTGTTATTTTTTGTGCTTTGAATTTTAACGATTACGAGGTACAAATTTCTTTGCGAGATCTTAATAATAGGATAAAATATATTGGATCGGAAGAAAACTGGAAAAATTCAGAAGGGGCAATTATTGAAGTTTGTCAGGAAAAAAAAATTAAGGCAAAAATAAAATTAGGAGAAGCTGCTTTTTATGGTCCAAAGCTTGACTTTATGGTAAAAGATGCTTTGGGTAGAAATTGGCAATTGGGGACTATTCAGGTGGATTATAATTTACCTGAACGTTTTGAATTGGAATATGTGGGAGCTGACAATCAAAAACATCGTCCTGTAATGATTCATCGAGCACCATTTGGTTCTATGGAACGATTTGTTGCAGTAATGATTGAACACACTGGTGGTAAATTTCCATTGTGGCTAGTTTCTGATCAGGTGGTTATTCTACCTGTTAGTGAAAACTATAATCAGTATGCGGAAGAAATTGCAAAAGAATTTCATAAACGAGATATTCGTGTTACTATTGATAAAAGAAATGAAAAAGTAGGAAGAAAAATTCGGGACAATGAATTAAAAAAAATCCCTTATTTATTAATAATAGGGGAAAAAGAAAGAAGAAATAGTGAAATTTCTGTAAGAAAGCATGGGAAAGAGAATATAGGCATTATGAAAGTTACTGAATTCGCTGAATTTCTTAAGAAGGAAGTAGAGAGGCAAATGAGTCAGTGGCAATGA
- a CDS encoding S41 family peptidase: MKKKILLCFFSFCFVSCSYRQEQKDLSLQKIEMTIKAIESLYVDTINNDRLIEYAIISLIQKLDPHSNYMTSKEVKEVDESLQGNFEGIGIQFNILTDTLYVVQVISGGPSEKAGIMAGDRIIAVDGSLIAGVGMKNTDIMKCLRGPKGTVVSLKITRTGNSNPIVCKVVRDKIPIYSLDTSYMVDKKTGYIKLNCFGAGTYNEFKTALKELKVKGLKNLILDLQDNGGGYLQAAIDITNEFLRENNLIVYTEGAHRRREDVYATAKGSFMNGRVVVLVNEFTASASEIVSGALQDWDRAVIIGRRSFGKGLVQCPITFPDGSMIRLTTARYYTPTGRSIQKPYEKVDKESYEDDLIDRYNRGEMMIADSIHFSDSSKYNTLINRRVVYGKGGIMPDYFVPIDTSCYTDIYRSLMASGVINKFVMNFMDKNRILLHNRYKNFDAYKSRFYISDVMLHNLLEMFRKENPDMLNARVSSLGFFGDKDYKRRLKNKKRKDSTMLLTAEDIKQFEKSKSLIKLQVKALIARDLWNIYEYYQVINDGNNVLKKAVEIIESNMMYNKLLGK, translated from the coding sequence ATGAAAAAAAAAATTCTTTTATGTTTTTTCTCTTTTTGTTTTGTTTCCTGTTCTTATAGACAAGAACAAAAAGATTTGTCCCTACAAAAAATAGAAATGACCATTAAAGCTATTGAAAGTTTATATGTAGATACAATCAATAATGATAGATTAATTGAATATGCTATTATTTCTTTAATACAAAAACTTGATCCTCATTCCAACTATATGACATCAAAAGAGGTTAAAGAAGTGGATGAATCTTTACAAGGTAATTTTGAGGGAATAGGTATTCAATTCAATATATTGACTGATACCTTATATGTTGTTCAAGTTATTTCTGGAGGTCCTTCTGAAAAAGCAGGTATTATGGCGGGAGACCGTATTATTGCTGTAGATGGCAGCTTAATTGCAGGGGTAGGTATGAAAAATACGGATATTATGAAATGTCTACGTGGACCTAAGGGAACGGTTGTCAGTTTGAAAATTACACGTACTGGTAATTCTAATCCAATTGTATGTAAAGTTGTTCGTGATAAAATTCCCATTTACAGTTTAGATACCTCTTATATGGTAGATAAGAAAACTGGTTATATTAAACTAAATTGTTTCGGTGCTGGCACTTATAATGAATTTAAAACGGCCTTAAAAGAATTGAAAGTAAAAGGATTGAAAAATTTGATTTTGGACCTACAAGATAATGGGGGTGGGTATCTCCAGGCAGCAATAGATATTACTAATGAATTCTTGAGGGAAAATAATTTAATTGTATATACTGAAGGAGCTCATCGAAGACGAGAAGATGTTTATGCCACAGCAAAAGGGTCTTTTATGAATGGTAGAGTTGTTGTTCTCGTCAATGAGTTTACAGCTTCAGCAAGCGAAATTGTTTCTGGTGCTTTGCAAGATTGGGATCGTGCAGTTATTATTGGTAGAAGGTCTTTTGGTAAAGGGCTAGTACAATGTCCAATCACTTTCCCTGATGGTTCAATGATAAGATTAACTACGGCACGCTATTACACCCCAACAGGGCGTTCTATTCAAAAACCTTATGAGAAAGTAGACAAAGAATCTTATGAAGATGATTTAATTGATCGTTATAATCGTGGGGAAATGATGATTGCTGATAGTATTCATTTTTCTGATTCGTCGAAATATAATACATTAATAAATAGAAGGGTAGTTTATGGGAAGGGGGGCATCATGCCTGATTATTTTGTTCCTATTGATACAAGTTGTTATACGGATATATATCGTTCATTAATGGCTTCGGGAGTTATCAATAAATTCGTTATGAATTTTATGGATAAAAACCGAATTCTTCTTCACAATAGGTATAAAAATTTTGATGCATACAAGTCACGATTTTATATATCTGATGTTATGTTGCATAATTTGTTAGAAATGTTTAGGAAAGAAAATCCAGATATGTTAAATGCAAGGGTTTCTTCTCTCGGTTTTTTTGGAGATAAAGATTATAAAAGAAGATTAAAGAATAAAAAGAGGAAGGATTCTACTATGTTGTTAACTGCTGAGGATATTAAGCAATTTGAAAAGTCAAAATCGTTAATAAAACTTCAGGTTAAAGCATTAATAGCACGTGATCTCTGGAATATATATGAATATTATCAGGTGATTAACGATGGGAATAATGTTTTAAAAAAAGCTGTTGAAATAATAGAAAGTAATATGATGTATAATAAATTGCTCGGGAAATAG
- the coaD gene encoding pantetheine-phosphate adenylyltransferase, producing the protein MKKTAVFPGTFDPFTIGHLSLVERGLQLVDEIIVAIGINPHKKTFFSLNQRIEAISKLFGQDHRIKTKYYDCLTVDFAKSVGAQFILRGIRSIYDFEYEKNIADVNRKISGIETFVLFTEPEHTHISSTIVRELLAYGKDVSEFIPS; encoded by the coding sequence ATGAAAAAAACTGCTGTTTTCCCTGGTACATTTGATCCATTCACAATTGGGCATTTGTCTTTAGTAGAGCGTGGATTGCAATTGGTGGACGAAATTATTGTAGCCATTGGAATAAATCCACATAAAAAGACTTTTTTTTCTTTAAATCAGCGCATTGAAGCTATCAGTAAGCTTTTTGGGCAAGATCATAGAATAAAAACAAAATATTATGATTGTCTGACTGTAGATTTTGCTAAATCAGTAGGGGCACAATTTATCCTGAGAGGTATTCGTTCCATTTATGACTTTGAATATGAGAAAAATATAGCAGATGTTAATAGAAAAATATCTGGTATTGAGACGTTTGTTTTGTTCACCGAGCCAGAACACACACATATTAGCTCTACTATTGTAAGAGAGTTGTTAGCCTATGGAAAGGATGTATCTGAATTTATTCCAAGCTGA
- a CDS encoding 3-hydroxyacyl-CoA dehydrogenase family protein — MSKIIVEPIEPFGLSLKEKRKSLFSKIGVVGAGRDGRNIIRLTSSAGLEVIFVEVCQERIDFAFERISEGLDNKIENWGLTSIEKRAILGRIKGSTNYNDLRDCDFVIECIRYNTETGERSTKLRKEAFKEIERVVSPEAIIATNAITVIISELASELIHKGRCVSLHFPIAHTDARILEVVKGIYTSEEVYNKILLFAKLIQYETIEVSESNGLVSLRLMVVMLNEACQMVLENVSSMVNIDRLTEIVYGMRIGLFKTADAIGIEKIVPLMESMFNEYGDKKYKPSPLLWRMYRTQQLGIRNGKGFYIYENGKIIKPNIE; from the coding sequence ATGTCAAAAATAATAGTAGAACCTATTGAACCCTTTGGTCTTTCGTTAAAAGAAAAACGGAAATCGCTGTTTTCTAAAATAGGAGTGGTAGGGGCTGGTAGAGATGGGCGAAACATTATTCGTTTGACCTCATCTGCTGGCTTAGAAGTGATTTTTGTAGAAGTTTGTCAAGAAAGGATTGATTTTGCTTTCGAAAGGATTAGCGAAGGGCTAGATAACAAAATAGAAAACTGGGGGTTGACATCAATTGAAAAGCGAGCTATTTTAGGACGAATCAAAGGTTCAACCAATTATAATGATTTAAGAGATTGTGATTTTGTTATAGAATGTATTCGTTACAACACTGAAACTGGCGAAAGAAGTACAAAATTACGAAAAGAGGCTTTTAAAGAAATAGAACGAGTTGTTTCTCCTGAAGCTATTATTGCTACTAATGCCATAACCGTTATTATTAGTGAGCTTGCTTCGGAATTGATACATAAGGGACGTTGTGTGAGTTTACATTTTCCTATTGCTCATACTGATGCACGAATATTAGAAGTTGTAAAGGGGATATATACCTCTGAAGAGGTATATAACAAAATACTTTTGTTTGCTAAATTAATACAGTATGAAACGATCGAAGTAAGCGAAAGTAATGGATTGGTTAGTTTGCGTCTAATGGTAGTTATGCTAAATGAAGCATGTCAAATGGTGCTAGAAAATGTTTCTTCTATGGTGAATATAGATCGTTTGACAGAAATTGTTTATGGCATGAGAATTGGTCTTTTTAAGACTGCGGATGCAATTGGTATAGAAAAAATAGTTCCACTTATGGAAAGTATGTTTAATGAATATGGAGATAAAAAATACAAGCCTTCCCCACTTTTATGGAGAATGTATCGCACACAGCAACTAGGAATACGCAATGGGAAGGGTTTTTATATTTATGAAAATGGGAAAATAATAAAACCTAATATTGAATAA
- the pta gene encoding phosphate acetyltransferase: MNLMHQIITKARNRRQRIVLSEGTEERTLRAADRAIADKIADIILLGNIAEIKALTIKYGLRNVLQAVIVDPIKNERKNAYAVLLMELRKNRGMTIVEAQKLVENPLYLGCLMIKNGDADGEIAGAQNTTSDVLRPALQIIKTTPGINVVSGAFLMLSQNEEYGANGVLIFADCAVVPNPNAKELAEIAVSTAITAKTLIGIEPIVALLSFSTKGSASHELVDKINEAVCIAKSISPELIIDGELQADAALVPFIGQSKAPGSLVAGKANVLVFPNLECGNIAYKLVQRLGNIQAIGPILQGIAAPVNDLSRGCSVEDIYTMIAICANQAIMK, translated from the coding sequence ATGAATTTAATGCATCAAATTATAACTAAAGCTAGAAATAGGAGGCAGAGGATTGTTCTTTCAGAAGGTACGGAAGAGCGTACATTGAGAGCTGCGGATAGAGCCATTGCTGATAAGATAGCTGATATCATTTTGCTTGGAAATATAGCAGAAATTAAAGCTCTTACTATTAAATATGGATTGAGAAATGTGCTTCAAGCAGTAATTGTAGATCCTATTAAGAACGAGAGAAAGAACGCTTATGCTGTTTTATTGATGGAATTAAGAAAAAATAGAGGAATGACTATTGTAGAAGCTCAAAAATTAGTAGAAAATCCTTTATACTTAGGTTGTTTGATGATTAAAAACGGAGATGCTGATGGAGAAATTGCTGGTGCACAAAATACTACCAGTGACGTTTTGCGTCCAGCTTTACAAATTATTAAGACCACTCCAGGTATTAATGTTGTTTCGGGTGCTTTTTTGATGCTTTCACAGAATGAAGAATATGGAGCTAATGGTGTATTGATTTTTGCTGACTGTGCCGTAGTCCCTAATCCCAATGCAAAAGAATTGGCAGAAATAGCAGTTTCTACTGCAATAACTGCAAAAACTCTTATAGGTATAGAACCAATTGTTGCTTTATTGAGTTTTTCTACGAAGGGAAGTGCTTCACATGAATTAGTGGATAAAATAAATGAAGCTGTTTGCATTGCTAAATCGATTTCTCCCGAGTTGATAATAGACGGAGAATTACAAGCGGATGCAGCATTAGTACCCTTCATTGGACAAAGCAAAGCTCCAGGAAGCTTAGTGGCAGGAAAAGCTAATGTATTGGTATTTCCTAATTTGGAATGTGGAAATATTGCTTATAAATTAGTGCAACGATTAGGAAATATTCAAGCTATAGGTCCTATTCTGCAAGGAATAGCTGCTCCTGTTAATGATCTCTCGCGTGGTTGCTCGGTAGAGGATATATATACTATGATAGCTATTTGTGCTAACCAAGCTATTATGAAATGA
- a CDS encoding exodeoxyribonuclease III has product MKIISFNVNGIRSAINKGLIEWLDKESPDIFCVQEIKAQREQIDILSFQSLGYNYQLVHSARRKGYSGVAIFSKTCPNTYSFGMNKYSFDNEGRVIRADFNNLTIICVYVPSGTTGKVRQAIKMEFLDTFTTYLLNLQRERPYLLVCGDYNICRQDRDINYPERHMGVSGFLPEERAWFDYFIRCGFVDSFREFNQDKNQYSWWSYRSNARAKNLGWRIDYHIITRNLQSQLKSASLLQEIEISDHCPIVVEF; this is encoded by the coding sequence ATGAAAATTATTTCTTTTAATGTAAATGGAATACGGTCAGCAATAAATAAAGGACTGATTGAATGGCTTGATAAAGAAAGCCCTGATATATTTTGTGTACAAGAAATTAAAGCACAGCGAGAACAAATCGATATATTATCGTTCCAATCCCTAGGGTACAATTATCAATTAGTTCATTCTGCTCGAAGAAAAGGCTACAGTGGAGTTGCGATATTTAGTAAAACTTGTCCAAATACTTATTCATTCGGGATGAATAAGTATTCATTTGATAATGAAGGGAGAGTTATTCGTGCAGATTTTAATAATCTAACAATTATTTGTGTATATGTTCCTTCAGGTACAACAGGCAAGGTGAGACAAGCGATTAAAATGGAATTTTTGGATACGTTTACAACATATCTTTTAAATCTACAAAGAGAGCGTCCGTATCTCCTTGTTTGTGGAGATTACAACATTTGTCGGCAAGATAGAGATATTAATTATCCCGAACGACATATGGGTGTTTCTGGCTTTTTACCGGAAGAAAGAGCATGGTTTGATTATTTCATTCGTTGTGGATTTGTTGATTCATTTCGTGAGTTCAATCAAGATAAGAACCAATATAGCTGGTGGAGCTATCGTTCTAATGCAAGAGCCAAGAATTTGGGGTGGCGTATAGATTATCATATTATTACTAGAAATTTGCAAAGTCAATTGAAATCAGCATCGCTGCTGCAAGAAATAGAAATTTCTGATCATTGTCCGATTGTTGTTGAATTTTAA
- the speA gene encoding biosynthetic arginine decarboxylase — MRKWRIEDSMELYNIHGWGLGYFSVNDKGHIIVSPKKDCAVVDLKELIDELTLRDVDAPLLVRFPDILDNRIEKISGCFKTSAKEYNYTAQNFIIYPIKVNQMRQVVEEIVNHGKKFNIGLEAGSKPELHAVLAINTCSDSLIVCNGYKDENYIRLALLAQKMGKNIFIVVEKLNELKLIAELAKKVKIYPNIGIRIKLASSGSGKWEESGGDGSKFGLSSSELLEAIDFMNKNKLKDCLKLIHFHIGSQVTKIRRIKNALREASQFYVQLRSIGYEIEFVDIGGGLGVDYDGTRNDRSESSMNYSIQEYVNDSISTLVDVCMKNSIPQPNIITECGRSLTAHHSVLIFQVLETAILPEWKEDEKLPKNTHELVQELYKLWDEMNHPRLIETWHDAQQIREESLNLFSLGMLDLTTRAQIEKLYWSIAREVQQMTLNMKHAPEELRKVSRILPDKYFCNFSLFRSLPDSWAIDQVFPIVPIDRLGEKPSRTATLQDMTCDSDGKIDNFINMKLSTYHLPVHPISKKDSYYIGVFLVGAYQEILGDLHNLFGETNAVHVSVNKNDYQIEQIIDGERVADVLEYVQYNTKRLVRTVETWVTASMKEGKITVEEGREFLSNYRSGLYGYTYLE, encoded by the coding sequence ATGAGAAAGTGGAGAATAGAAGATTCTATGGAATTGTACAATATACATGGCTGGGGATTAGGTTATTTTTCTGTTAATGATAAGGGACATATCATAGTTTCGCCAAAGAAAGATTGTGCAGTAGTTGATTTAAAAGAATTGATAGACGAATTAACTCTTCGAGATGTAGATGCTCCTTTGTTAGTGCGCTTTCCGGATATATTAGACAATCGAATTGAAAAGATTTCTGGGTGTTTTAAAACTTCTGCTAAAGAGTATAACTATACTGCCCAAAATTTTATTATCTATCCTATCAAAGTAAATCAAATGAGGCAAGTAGTAGAGGAAATTGTGAATCACGGCAAGAAATTCAACATTGGGTTGGAGGCAGGTTCAAAACCAGAATTACATGCTGTGTTGGCGATTAATACTTGTTCAGATTCTCTAATTGTTTGTAATGGTTACAAAGATGAAAATTATATTCGATTAGCTTTATTGGCCCAAAAAATGGGCAAGAATATCTTTATAGTTGTGGAGAAGTTAAACGAATTAAAGTTAATTGCTGAGTTAGCAAAAAAAGTGAAAATTTATCCCAATATCGGGATACGGATTAAACTTGCAAGTAGCGGAAGTGGCAAATGGGAGGAATCGGGAGGCGATGGGAGCAAGTTTGGACTTTCTTCTAGCGAACTATTGGAAGCTATTGATTTTATGAACAAAAATAAGTTAAAAGATTGTCTGAAATTGATACATTTTCATATTGGTAGCCAGGTAACCAAAATCCGTCGAATTAAGAATGCCTTGCGTGAAGCTTCACAATTTTATGTTCAATTAAGAAGTATAGGTTATGAAATTGAGTTTGTGGATATTGGAGGCGGATTAGGAGTAGATTATGATGGGACTCGTAATGATCGAAGTGAAAGTTCAATGAATTATTCTATTCAAGAGTACGTTAATGACTCAATTTCTACATTGGTAGATGTTTGTATGAAAAATAGTATTCCACAACCAAATATCATCACTGAGTGTGGGAGATCTCTTACAGCACATCATTCTGTTTTAATATTTCAAGTACTGGAAACTGCTATACTCCCTGAATGGAAAGAAGACGAAAAGTTACCCAAAAATACTCATGAATTGGTGCAGGAATTATACAAATTATGGGATGAAATGAATCATCCTCGTTTAATAGAAACTTGGCATGACGCTCAACAAATACGGGAAGAATCGCTTAATTTGTTCAGCTTGGGAATGCTGGATCTTACTACCCGTGCACAGATAGAAAAGCTCTACTGGTCAATTGCACGCGAAGTGCAACAAATGACCCTTAATATGAAGCACGCACCAGAGGAACTTCGCAAAGTGTCTAGAATATTACCTGACAAATATTTTTGCAATTTCTCATTATTTCGTTCCTTACCTGATTCGTGGGCAATAGATCAAGTATTCCCAATTGTTCCAATTGATCGGTTAGGTGAAAAGCCTAGTCGTACAGCTACCTTGCAAGATATGACTTGTGATTCAGATGGGAAAATAGATAATTTCATTAACATGAAATTATCTACTTATCATTTACCAGTACACCCAATAAGTAAAAAAGATTCCTATTACATTGGTGTATTTTTAGTGGGAGCTTATCAAGAAATATTGGGCGATTTACATAATTTGTTTGGAGAAACAAATGCTGTGCATGTGTCAGTTAACAAAAACGATTATCAAATAGAGCAAATTATTGATGGAGAAAGGGTTGCTGATGTGTTAGAATATGTGCAATATAATACAAAAAGGTTAGTGCGTACCGTTGAAACATGGGTCACTGCATCGATGAAAGAAGGAAAAATAACAGTAGAGGAAGGGAGGGAATTTCTTTCTAACTATCGTTCAGGATTATATGGCTATACTTACTTGGAATAA
- a CDS encoding 2-C-methyl-D-erythritol 4-phosphate cytidylyltransferase — protein MKQKYVIIVAGGNGLRMKATIPKQFLLLKGKPILMHTIEAFYRYDTDIHIILVLSEKQKTYWTSLCQQYNFKIDHHTIEGGITRFYSVKNGLFSVKKNCLVAVHDGVRPLVREKLIDNAFKMAQKALAVYPAIPITDSLREITNRNNRTVNRSEFYLVQTPQVFLSDILINAYEATSSDNFTDDISVVESGKICTPTMIKGSKSNIKITTPIDLSIAEALID, from the coding sequence ATGAAACAAAAATATGTTATTATAGTTGCTGGCGGAAATGGCCTTCGAATGAAGGCAACTATTCCTAAACAGTTTCTTCTATTAAAAGGGAAACCAATACTAATGCATACAATAGAAGCATTTTATCGTTATGATACTGATATACATATTATACTAGTATTATCAGAAAAACAAAAAACATATTGGACTTCTCTCTGCCAACAGTATAATTTTAAGATAGATCACCATACAATTGAAGGAGGTATAACCCGATTTTACTCAGTAAAAAATGGATTGTTTTCAGTGAAAAAAAATTGCCTAGTGGCTGTCCATGATGGAGTGCGTCCTTTAGTTAGGGAAAAATTGATAGATAATGCTTTTAAAATGGCCCAAAAGGCATTAGCCGTTTATCCAGCAATTCCAATAACAGACTCTCTAAGAGAAATTACAAATAGAAACAATAGAACAGTGAATCGTTCCGAATTTTATTTGGTCCAAACACCCCAAGTTTTTTTATCAGATATATTAATCAATGCTTATGAAGCTACGTCTTCTGATAATTTTACAGATGATATTTCTGTAGTAGAATCAGGAAAAATATGCACACCAACGATGATTAAAGGTAGTAAAAGTAATATCAAAATTACTACACCTATCGATTTATCAATTGCAGAAGCATTGATTGATTGA